One Sediminibacillus dalangtanensis genomic region harbors:
- a CDS encoding DinB family protein encodes MNQKKLLLDQVNACYGRDTWFVSIKTALNGINAEEASWSNKETTHSVWEIVNHLIYYNRLYLDKFKGGSVEETAYDNKATFTEGPVPEWEQTLKVLDQLMGEWIENIEASSDTHLEKWASEINHLALHHTYHVGQIVYIRKAMGRWDAANGVLS; translated from the coding sequence ATGAACCAGAAAAAACTATTGTTGGACCAAGTTAATGCCTGCTATGGCAGGGATACGTGGTTTGTTTCTATCAAAACGGCGTTAAACGGGATAAATGCTGAAGAGGCTTCCTGGAGCAACAAGGAAACGACTCATTCCGTTTGGGAAATAGTCAACCATTTAATCTACTATAATAGGCTTTATTTAGATAAATTTAAGGGTGGATCTGTAGAAGAAACTGCTTATGACAACAAAGCGACTTTCACAGAAGGCCCCGTGCCGGAATGGGAGCAGACTCTTAAGGTGCTAGACCAATTGATGGGTGAATGGATTGAAAATATTGAAGCTAGTTCCGATACCCATTTGGAAAAATGGGCTTCCGAAATCAACCATTTGGCCTTGCATCACACATATCATGTTGGTCAGATTGTCTATATTCGCAAAGCCATGGGGAGATGGGACGCAGCGAATGGCGTTCTCAGTTAA
- a CDS encoding anti sigma factor C-terminal domain-containing protein produces the protein MKKDEVLSDWDESQTPLEDRKQAKKLVWRTRFSIGFTVIRTLLLLLLVYVLYVSTIDIFYNMSGKQAAFDRMATTLVETRTPGITIEKQGMSREATITPFLTQQSTYSVYRQVGDWKVSAGEATVKKRLFGKVQYHLDEQKKYLDDGFTNNFPVAPDLLGKTSAEKGQSGFSLTEQLANVEDGFVAQVKVGVKKGMTPEKLRQLLSRYDLEINQMAVYSGEITNYEVSYSQAGQFTFISPLILRPAHEYDEENKLSSWRLFLTNKQSLAEAEKQLIQDLEWLTEHGRYYGREIDQKRLEYLNEHGIQVIGAVVTGPVREMEKLEQEEQLYQLQLGGIEVWNWNK, from the coding sequence ATGAAAAAAGATGAGGTATTATCGGACTGGGATGAATCACAAACTCCGTTAGAGGATCGAAAACAAGCGAAAAAATTGGTATGGCGGACCAGGTTTTCCATTGGTTTCACAGTGATTAGGACACTTTTGCTGCTGCTATTGGTATATGTGCTGTATGTGTCTACGATTGATATTTTCTACAATATGTCAGGGAAACAGGCTGCTTTTGATCGGATGGCCACAACGTTGGTTGAGACAAGAACACCAGGAATAACCATCGAAAAACAAGGGATGTCCCGAGAAGCGACCATTACCCCTTTTCTTACACAGCAATCCACCTATAGCGTTTACCGTCAGGTTGGGGATTGGAAAGTTTCCGCTGGAGAAGCAACGGTCAAAAAACGATTGTTTGGAAAGGTACAGTACCACTTGGATGAACAAAAAAAATACCTTGACGATGGATTCACCAACAATTTCCCTGTCGCTCCTGACCTGCTTGGGAAGACATCTGCTGAAAAGGGACAATCGGGTTTCAGTCTCACCGAGCAATTAGCCAACGTCGAAGACGGTTTTGTAGCCCAGGTAAAAGTAGGAGTCAAAAAGGGAATGACACCAGAAAAACTTCGACAGCTTCTTTCCAGATATGATTTGGAAATCAATCAAATGGCTGTTTATAGCGGGGAAATAACCAATTATGAAGTTTCTTATTCCCAAGCTGGCCAGTTCACTTTTATCTCCCCGCTGATTTTACGGCCTGCACACGAATATGATGAGGAGAACAAACTGAGTTCCTGGCGATTGTTCTTGACGAATAAACAGTCTTTAGCCGAAGCTGAAAAGCAATTGATCCAGGACCTGGAATGGCTGACTGAACACGGACGCTATTATGGGAGAGAAATCGATCAGAAACGGCTTGAGTATTTAAACGAACACGGGATACAAGTAATCGGCGCAGTAGTGACGGGGCCGGTACGGGAGATGGAGAAATTGGAACAGGAGGAACAGCTTTATCAATTACAATTAGGCGGCATTGAAGTGTGGAATTGGAATAAATAG
- a CDS encoding RNA polymerase sigma factor encodes MEGGADLKKYMFAELFEKYRLPLFRYLMQMSRNRETAEELLQETFYRAMISLKVKNMVQARAWLFKVARNLYIDQARKSKSENKMMEKLIKDYQPSSKLGNPQQQLESKNRQEELEHILAKLPERMQTIIYLREIQGFSYKELATSMDLTDSQVKTTLHRARQKFQQYDQERRELENEKR; translated from the coding sequence GTGGAGGGGGGAGCGGATTTGAAAAAATATATGTTTGCAGAACTTTTCGAGAAGTACCGCCTGCCGCTCTTCCGTTATTTGATGCAAATGAGCAGAAACCGGGAAACTGCGGAAGAACTACTGCAGGAAACTTTTTATCGGGCAATGATTTCCTTGAAAGTGAAAAACATGGTCCAGGCTAGGGCATGGTTATTTAAGGTGGCTCGAAATTTATATATAGACCAGGCGAGAAAGTCGAAATCCGAGAACAAAATGATGGAAAAATTAATAAAGGATTACCAGCCGTCCAGTAAATTAGGGAACCCACAACAACAATTGGAGAGTAAGAATCGTCAAGAGGAACTGGAGCATATTCTGGCAAAGCTGCCGGAACGGATGCAGACAATAATCTATTTGCGAGAAATTCAGGGCTTCTCCTACAAAGAGCTTGCCACATCTATGGACCTCACGGATAGCCAGGTGAAGACCACATTACATAGGGCGCGTCAGAAATTTCAGCAGTATGACCAGGAGAGAAGGGAGTTAGAAAATGAAAAAAGATGA
- a CDS encoding aconitate hydratase, translating to MPLNVTQKLIKEHLVSGEMISGTEIGLRIDQTLTQDATGTMVMLELEAMGLDYAKTEASAQYVDHNLIQVDSKNPDDHLFLQSATRRFGLYYSRPGNGVSHPVHMQRLAKPGKTLLGSDSHTCANGCMGMLAMGAGGIDVAMAIAGEPFYVKMPKVWGVKLTGELPEWVSAKDVIFELLKRHDVKGGVGRVIEYYGPGLKNLSAMDRHVIANMGAELGATGTVFPSDEEVKRFLNDQDREKDWMELKADRGATYDLEEEINLSELEPLIAKPSSPGNVVPVKEIAGEPIYQSYVGSSANPGYRDFAIAAEIVKGKQIADGISFDINPTSRQMLTDLVNEGHIANLLQAGARLHQAGCNGCIGMGQAPATGRNSLRTTPRNFPGRSGTKEDSVFLCSPETAAASALTGVITDPRTLKMDYPKIRKPKKPTIDMNLLDAPLDPEQARQVELYKGPNIASIPEMDELPDQLELPVLLKMGDNISTDEILAGGARVLPFRSNLPEISKFTFEIVDESYYERSMAVRGQGGHAIIGGFNYGQGSSREHAALAPRFLGLRAALVKDFARIHWQNLVNFGILPLTFVDEDDYAKLNQGDVLELTDLRNKIQQGNEFSISIKGKNQSIAVQHALSGRQVEMMLKGGLINWVRERQNASKS from the coding sequence ATGCCTTTAAATGTTACCCAAAAATTGATTAAGGAACATTTGGTGTCAGGTGAAATGATATCTGGAACCGAAATAGGACTCCGTATTGATCAAACGTTGACACAGGATGCCACTGGTACAATGGTGATGCTTGAGCTGGAAGCTATGGGGCTTGATTATGCAAAAACGGAAGCTTCCGCCCAATATGTCGATCATAATCTTATCCAAGTAGACAGTAAAAATCCTGATGATCATTTGTTTTTGCAAAGTGCAACCAGACGTTTTGGTTTATATTATAGCCGTCCCGGTAATGGTGTCAGCCATCCGGTGCATATGCAGCGATTGGCGAAACCAGGGAAAACGTTACTTGGATCGGACAGCCATACTTGTGCAAATGGTTGTATGGGAATGCTCGCCATGGGAGCAGGCGGAATCGATGTAGCGATGGCTATTGCTGGTGAGCCGTTCTATGTGAAAATGCCGAAAGTATGGGGAGTGAAACTGACCGGTGAGTTGCCGGAATGGGTCAGCGCCAAGGATGTTATCTTTGAATTGCTGAAACGCCATGACGTTAAAGGGGGCGTTGGCAGAGTCATCGAATATTATGGACCCGGTTTGAAGAACTTGAGTGCCATGGACCGTCATGTTATCGCGAATATGGGAGCGGAACTGGGGGCAACCGGTACGGTCTTTCCTTCTGACGAAGAAGTAAAGCGGTTTTTAAACGATCAGGATCGTGAAAAAGACTGGATGGAATTAAAGGCGGATCGTGGTGCAACGTACGATTTGGAGGAGGAAATCAATCTTTCCGAACTAGAACCGTTAATAGCTAAACCATCCAGCCCCGGCAATGTCGTGCCGGTCAAGGAAATTGCCGGTGAACCGATTTATCAGTCGTATGTCGGTTCTTCTGCAAATCCGGGTTATCGGGACTTTGCCATCGCTGCAGAAATCGTGAAAGGGAAACAGATTGCAGACGGTATTTCTTTTGATATCAACCCTACTTCGAGGCAGATGCTGACAGATTTAGTCAATGAGGGACATATTGCCAATCTATTACAGGCAGGAGCAAGACTCCACCAGGCAGGGTGTAACGGCTGTATCGGGATGGGACAAGCCCCGGCAACTGGCAGAAACAGTCTTCGAACTACCCCACGGAACTTCCCGGGGCGATCCGGGACGAAAGAAGACAGTGTGTTTCTTTGTAGTCCGGAAACGGCAGCCGCATCAGCACTAACTGGGGTCATTACGGATCCTCGAACACTAAAAATGGATTACCCGAAAATTAGAAAGCCAAAAAAACCGACAATTGACATGAATTTGTTGGATGCCCCGCTTGATCCTGAGCAAGCAAGGCAGGTTGAACTTTATAAGGGACCGAATATCGCTTCCATCCCTGAGATGGATGAATTGCCGGATCAGCTTGAACTTCCGGTTCTGTTGAAGATGGGTGACAATATTTCCACTGATGAAATTTTGGCAGGAGGCGCTCGTGTACTGCCTTTCCGCAGCAACCTGCCGGAAATAAGCAAATTCACTTTTGAGATAGTTGATGAATCCTACTATGAACGGAGCATGGCAGTCAGGGGGCAGGGTGGACATGCGATTATCGGCGGCTTTAACTATGGGCAGGGTTCGAGCCGGGAGCATGCAGCACTTGCGCCTAGGTTCCTCGGTTTGCGTGCAGCTTTAGTAAAAGATTTTGCAAGAATCCATTGGCAAAACCTGGTCAATTTCGGAATTTTGCCTTTGACCTTCGTAGATGAGGATGACTATGCGAAATTGAATCAAGGTGATGTCCTGGAACTTACGGACCTGCGAAACAAAATTCAACAAGGTAACGAATTCAGCATTTCGATCAAAGGAAAAAATCAATCAATTGCTGTCCAGCATGCATTGTCCGGCCGGCAGGTTGAAATGATGCTAAAAGGCGGATTAATCAATTGGGTAAGAGAACGACAGAACGCCTCCAAATCCTGA
- a CDS encoding GNAT family N-acetyltransferase → MEYVKLDQLDKRIITAFFKDHWGSPEMVITSGTYQCDELPGFAAVAKGQEIVGMITYTIVGEACEIISLDSVLEQRGIGTKLLTLAEDMARKMNCTSVKLVTSNDNILALGFYQRRGYRIIKIYQNAIDRARIIKPQIPMEGENGISTP, encoded by the coding sequence ATGGAGTATGTGAAATTGGACCAATTAGATAAACGAATAATCACTGCCTTTTTTAAAGACCATTGGGGGAGTCCGGAAATGGTCATCACGAGCGGAACCTATCAATGTGATGAGCTTCCCGGCTTTGCAGCAGTTGCTAAAGGTCAAGAAATTGTCGGCATGATCACCTATACAATTGTCGGAGAGGCATGTGAAATAATTTCATTGGACAGCGTGTTAGAGCAACGTGGTATCGGTACCAAACTCCTAACATTGGCGGAAGATATGGCCCGAAAAATGAATTGTACGAGTGTGAAGCTTGTCACCAGTAATGACAACATTCTTGCACTTGGATTTTACCAGCGCAGAGGTTACCGGATAATCAAGATTTATCAGAACGCCATCGATCGAGCCAGAATAATAAAACCCCAAATTCCAATGGAGGGAGAAAATGGTATTTCCACCCCGTGA
- a CDS encoding flavoprotein: protein MESYLDAWRNFSLVELQKHISNDYQARESRGSEILDFGYQQSLEGWEQAFTQLKESAEWVLTVHAKISTGENVVIAIIYATLIIEGKPLDTANLCFDVFQRKTNQDEWKMVRSYIEAGIPCNQLQFADGLRVIAPFVKSK from the coding sequence TTGGAAAGCTACCTTGACGCATGGAGGAATTTTTCCCTGGTAGAGTTACAAAAGCATATTTCTAACGATTATCAGGCTCGTGAATCAAGGGGTTCAGAAATCCTCGATTTTGGCTATCAACAGTCGCTTGAAGGATGGGAACAAGCATTCACGCAGTTAAAGGAATCAGCTGAATGGGTATTGACTGTCCATGCGAAAATATCCACTGGAGAAAATGTGGTAATTGCCATCATCTATGCTACATTGATTATCGAAGGAAAACCGCTTGATACAGCGAATTTGTGTTTTGATGTTTTTCAAAGAAAGACGAACCAGGACGAATGGAAAATGGTAAGAAGTTACATAGAAGCTGGTATTCCGTGCAACCAGCTTCAATTTGCCGACGGGTTAAGGGTGATTGCTCCATTCGTCAAAAGTAAATAA
- a CDS encoding VOC family protein encodes MDKKLIRVGTTYLPVADVNRATEWYVTNLDADLSYQDEEKAILNLADQSFFLVKAGEKQTANFLDATGKERFSITFEVDGLEALQAIRQQLLERGVKVGAIEDRGHPGNNFTFYDLDGNKFDVWSELSPVYKKLHRLTPLESVTGEK; translated from the coding sequence ATGGACAAAAAATTAATCAGAGTAGGAACAACTTATTTGCCGGTAGCAGATGTGAATAGAGCTACTGAATGGTACGTGACCAATTTGGATGCTGATTTATCCTACCAGGATGAAGAAAAAGCAATCCTAAATCTTGCTGACCAAAGTTTTTTCCTTGTAAAAGCAGGGGAAAAACAAACGGCTAATTTTTTGGATGCAACTGGAAAAGAACGCTTCTCTATCACCTTTGAAGTAGACGGACTCGAGGCACTCCAAGCCATTCGGCAGCAGTTGCTGGAGAGAGGAGTCAAAGTCGGGGCAATTGAAGATAGGGGACATCCAGGTAACAATTTTACCTTTTATGATTTAGACGGAAATAAATTCGATGTGTGGAGTGAACTAAGTCCTGTTTATAAAAAATTGCACAGATTGACTCCATTGGAAAGTGTAACAGGAGAGAAATAG
- a CDS encoding ArsR/SmtB family transcription factor encodes MNNENATIDMSIDQAFTSYEKKFKALADKKRLHILHEITQYGEVCVCDLADKLGLPQSKLSYHLKILMDAGLIDKETRGTWSYYTLNNPQINHLLSEELCCLFRRD; translated from the coding sequence ATGAATAATGAAAATGCAACAATCGATATGTCTATCGATCAGGCGTTTACCAGCTATGAAAAAAAGTTCAAAGCACTTGCGGATAAGAAAAGGTTGCATATCTTGCACGAAATCACCCAATATGGCGAGGTATGTGTTTGTGATTTGGCAGATAAATTAGGTTTACCTCAATCCAAGCTTTCATACCACTTAAAGATTTTGATGGATGCTGGTTTGATTGACAAAGAAACAAGGGGTACCTGGAGTTACTATACGTTAAACAATCCGCAAATCAATCATTTGCTTTCAGAAGAACTTTGCTGCCTGTTTCGCAGAGATTAA
- the coaA gene encoding type I pantothenate kinase has protein sequence MVSEKISPYISFTREEWAKLRFNTPMTLTKAEIKELQGINERLSVEEVEKIYLPLTRLLNLYINASQQLHSVTDQFFGQATRKVPYIIGVAGSVAVGKSTTSRILQSLLSRLPEHPKVQIVTTDGFLYPNAILESKGLMDKKGFPESYDIRKLIHFLSDLKSGKDNVRAPVYSHFTYDIVPEEYVEVDGADIVIIEGINVLQTPVTNEMLSRLYVSDFFDMSLFVDADEVDIKRWYIERFKILKESAFKDPNAYFNRYADLNDEEAEEVAADIWNRINKKNLELNISPTKYRSTIIFKKGKDHLTEKISLRKV, from the coding sequence ATGGTTTCTGAAAAAATTTCCCCTTATATTTCTTTTACAAGGGAAGAGTGGGCAAAGCTCCGGTTCAATACACCAATGACACTCACAAAAGCTGAAATAAAAGAACTTCAGGGGATCAATGAACGATTATCCGTGGAAGAAGTAGAAAAGATCTACTTGCCGCTAACGCGGTTGCTGAATTTATATATCAACGCTTCCCAACAGCTTCATTCTGTGACAGATCAATTTTTTGGACAAGCTACACGAAAGGTTCCGTATATCATCGGGGTTGCGGGAAGTGTCGCCGTAGGAAAAAGTACTACTTCTAGGATCTTGCAGTCGCTACTATCCAGGCTGCCAGAACATCCGAAAGTGCAAATCGTGACGACCGATGGCTTTTTGTATCCAAATGCCATCTTGGAAAGTAAAGGATTGATGGACAAAAAAGGATTTCCGGAAAGCTATGACATCAGAAAACTCATCCATTTTTTAAGTGATTTGAAATCTGGCAAGGACAATGTACGGGCGCCGGTTTATTCTCATTTTACGTATGACATCGTACCAGAAGAGTATGTCGAGGTGGATGGAGCAGATATTGTGATCATTGAAGGGATCAATGTCCTGCAAACGCCGGTCACCAATGAAATGCTTTCCAGGTTATATGTATCAGATTTTTTTGATATGTCGTTATTTGTGGATGCTGATGAAGTGGATATCAAACGATGGTACATAGAGCGTTTTAAGATTTTAAAGGAATCAGCCTTTAAGGATCCCAATGCTTATTTCAATCGATATGCCGATCTTAACGACGAAGAAGCTGAAGAAGTAGCTGCAGATATTTGGAACCGGATAAACAAGAAAAACCTTGAACTGAATATATCACCCACCAAGTACCGATCGACGATTATTTTTAAAAAAGGGAAAGACCACCTTACGGAAAAGATTAGCTTGAGAAAAGTATAA
- a CDS encoding DinB family protein, with translation MEARHQILFRQMETYRTELLDAVLPVTEEEADFVPPGFNNNIRWNLGHVYLDQFLWLETLTKEKQNVPHEFHSWFGFGSSPADFTAETPSLETIKRLLAEQPGGIKERYGERMDETFPATEMGMHTIEQVLVRTIFHEGMHLQKVMDIRQQLSNAVRKQV, from the coding sequence ATGGAAGCTCGTCATCAAATATTGTTCCGCCAAATGGAAACATACCGTACGGAACTTCTGGACGCTGTTCTTCCTGTTACTGAAGAAGAGGCAGACTTTGTTCCTCCGGGATTCAACAATAACATACGTTGGAATCTCGGCCATGTTTACCTTGATCAATTTTTGTGGCTGGAAACTTTAACAAAAGAAAAGCAGAACGTCCCGCATGAATTTCACAGCTGGTTTGGCTTCGGTAGTTCACCGGCAGATTTCACCGCGGAAACACCCAGTCTAGAGACGATAAAAAGATTGCTCGCGGAGCAACCCGGTGGTATAAAAGAACGGTATGGTGAACGAATGGACGAAACGTTCCCAGCGACAGAAATGGGAATGCATACGATTGAACAGGTATTAGTCCGTACCATTTTCCATGAAGGAATGCATTTACAAAAAGTGATGGATATAAGGCAACAGCTTTCCAATGCCGTTCGGAAACAGGTATAA
- the ddlA gene encoding D-alanine--D-alanine ligase: MKKKTRVGLIFGGKSAEHEVSLQSAKNIVDAIDKEKYEVTLIGIDKEGKWHLNNQSHFLMNEENPKLIEMNKSNQHIAIIPGEDKQQMMNLKETVKLEQLDVIFPILHGTLGEDGSIQGMMRLANLPYVGSNVLGSAVCMDKDITKKLLQQAGIEVAKSVTLKKHQKETVSFADVKEQLGLPVFIKPASQGSSVGVSKVNDEAAFRKAIEMAFLYDHKVLIEESVEGREVECAVLGNEEPKASLPGEILPQGDFYSYETKYIDENGAVLEIPAQLSDEEIRNIQDTAIQAFRVLECEGLARVDFFLKQDGSLVLNEVNTLPGFTKISMYPQLWGVSGLSYPDLIDQLIQLAITRHERDKSLKNTVE, from the coding sequence ATGAAGAAAAAAACAAGGGTAGGATTGATCTTTGGCGGTAAATCTGCAGAGCATGAGGTATCTCTGCAATCTGCCAAAAATATCGTCGACGCCATCGATAAAGAGAAGTACGAGGTAACATTGATCGGAATTGACAAAGAAGGCAAATGGCATTTAAATAATCAGTCCCACTTTCTCATGAATGAGGAAAATCCGAAATTGATCGAGATGAACAAATCCAACCAGCATATTGCCATCATCCCTGGAGAAGATAAGCAGCAAATGATGAATTTGAAAGAGACTGTAAAGCTGGAGCAGCTTGACGTAATTTTTCCGATCCTGCATGGAACGCTAGGCGAAGATGGCAGCATTCAGGGTATGATGCGTCTGGCGAATCTGCCGTATGTCGGATCAAATGTGCTGGGTTCGGCGGTATGTATGGACAAAGATATAACGAAAAAATTATTGCAGCAGGCAGGTATCGAAGTAGCAAAGTCCGTAACGTTGAAAAAACATCAAAAAGAAACAGTATCTTTTGCCGATGTAAAAGAACAGTTGGGGCTGCCTGTCTTTATAAAACCTGCCAGCCAGGGGTCTTCTGTAGGCGTTAGCAAGGTGAACGATGAAGCAGCTTTCCGAAAAGCAATCGAAATGGCGTTCCTTTACGACCATAAAGTATTGATTGAAGAAAGCGTGGAGGGGCGCGAAGTAGAATGTGCCGTCTTAGGTAATGAGGAACCAAAGGCTTCGCTCCCGGGTGAAATCCTTCCGCAAGGGGATTTTTATTCCTATGAAACGAAATATATTGATGAAAATGGAGCCGTGCTCGAGATACCTGCGCAACTATCCGATGAAGAGATAAGAAATATTCAAGATACCGCGATTCAAGCTTTCCGCGTGCTTGAATGTGAGGGACTGGCAAGAGTCGACTTTTTTCTGAAACAAGATGGTTCGTTAGTCTTGAATGAGGTGAATACACTGCCCGGCTTTACGAAGATCAGTATGTATCCGCAGCTTTGGGGAGTAAGCGGATTGTCTTATCCGGATTTAATTGATCAACTAATTCAGCTGGCAATCACCAGACATGAAAGAGATAAGTCGCTGAAAAACACGGTGGAATAA
- a CDS encoding DUF2332 domain-containing protein: MRMKDLLSERFQHFSLYECRGSSRLYECLATEIADDDELLRLSGHAREDQPTPNLLLGAVHYLLQQSDHPLKRFYASLTTVPEKPEKAFYWFKDFCRNHETEIKQLLTEKLVQTNEVRRCAYLYPIFCHIYQQTKHPLSLIELGSSAGLQLLWDKYAYQYEHGSIVGNADAQLVLTAEVREGQLPLLRKKSPPVAERIGIDLHINHLNDPEDYAWLKALIWPEHQTRRKAFERAAMQCQKEASDLTLIEGNGVDLLEEVAAEIPFDSTICVFHTHVANQIPSREKKKLIDRIKHISKNREIFHIYNNMSDPLLHIDRVSEGKESHEIVGRTDGHGSWFEWRLEQKQMT; encoded by the coding sequence ATACGAATGAAAGATCTTTTATCCGAGCGATTTCAGCATTTTTCCCTTTATGAATGCAGAGGGTCAAGCAGACTATATGAATGTCTGGCGACTGAGATAGCCGATGACGACGAGCTTTTACGATTGAGCGGGCATGCCAGAGAAGACCAGCCAACGCCGAACTTGTTACTTGGTGCTGTACATTATCTTTTACAACAAAGTGATCATCCATTGAAAAGATTTTACGCCAGTCTGACGACTGTTCCCGAGAAACCGGAAAAAGCATTTTATTGGTTCAAGGATTTTTGTCGAAATCATGAAACAGAAATAAAACAACTGCTTACTGAAAAATTGGTGCAAACAAATGAAGTGAGACGCTGTGCTTATCTCTATCCGATCTTTTGCCATATCTACCAGCAAACAAAGCACCCACTATCGCTTATCGAACTAGGGAGCAGCGCGGGACTGCAATTGTTATGGGACAAATATGCTTACCAGTACGAACATGGTTCGATTGTAGGAAATGCAGATGCACAATTAGTGTTGACGGCTGAAGTAAGGGAAGGACAGCTTCCGTTATTAAGAAAGAAAAGCCCGCCAGTAGCGGAAAGAATAGGAATTGACTTACATATCAATCATCTTAATGATCCTGAGGACTATGCCTGGTTAAAGGCATTGATTTGGCCCGAGCATCAAACAAGGAGAAAAGCTTTTGAACGGGCGGCCATGCAGTGCCAAAAAGAGGCATCAGACCTTACATTAATAGAAGGAAACGGAGTAGACCTGTTGGAAGAGGTAGCTGCTGAAATCCCTTTTGATTCAACTATTTGTGTATTTCATACACATGTCGCAAATCAAATCCCTTCTCGAGAAAAAAAGAAGCTGATAGATCGCATCAAGCACATCAGCAAAAATCGAGAAATCTTTCATATATACAATAATATGTCTGACCCGCTGCTTCACATAGACAGGGTGTCAGAAGGAAAAGAAAGTCATGAAATAGTGGGAAGGACAGATGGACATGGCAGTTGGTTTGAATGGCGGCTCGAACAAAAGCAAATGACTTGA